The Macaca thibetana thibetana isolate TM-01 chromosome 11, ASM2454274v1, whole genome shotgun sequence genome window below encodes:
- the THAP2 gene encoding THAP domain-containing protein 2, with amino-acid sequence MPTNCAAAGCATTYNKHINISFHRFPLDPKRRKEWVRLVRRKNFVPGKHTFLCSKHFEASCFDLTGQTRRLKMDAVPTIFDFCTHIKSMKLKSRNLLKKNNSCSPAGPSNLKSNMSSQQVLLEHSYAFRNPMEAKKRIIKLEKEIASLRRKMKTCLQKERRATRRWIKATCLVKNLEANSVLPKGTSEHILPTALSTLPLEDFKILEQDQQDKTLPSLNLKQTKSTFISV; translated from the exons gtTTCCTTTGGatcctaaaagaagaaaagaatgggtTCGCCTGGTTAGGCGCAAAAATTTTGTGCCAGGAAAACACACATTTCTTTGTTCAAAGCACTTTGAAGCCTCCTGTTTTGACCTAACAGGACAAACTCGAAGACTTAAAATGGATGCTGTTCCAACCATTTTTGATTTTTGTACCCATATAAAGTCTATG AAACTCAAGTCAAGGAATCTTCTGAAGAAAAACAACAGTTGTTCCCCAGCTGGACCATCTAATTTAAAATCAAACATGAGTAGTCAGCAAGTACTACTTGAACACAGCTATGCCTTTAGGAATCCTATGGAGGCAAAAAAGAGAATCattaaactggaaaaagaaatagcaagcttaagaagaaaaatgaaaacttgccTACAAAAGGAACGCAGAGCAACTCGAAGATGGATCAAAGCCACTTGTTTGGTAAAGAATTTAGAAGCGAATAGTGTATTACCTAAAGGTACATCAGAACACATTTTACCAACTGCCTTAAGCACTCTTCCTTTGGAAGATTTTAAGATCCTTGAACAAGATCAACAAGATAAAACACTGCCGAGTCTAAATCTAAAACAGACCAAGAGTACCTTCATTTCAGTTTAG